The proteins below are encoded in one region of Saccharomyces kudriavzevii IFO 1802 strain IFO1802 genome assembly, chromosome: 5:
- the DOT6 gene encoding Dot6p (similar to Saccharomyces cerevisiae TOD6 (YBL054W) and DOT6 (YER088C); ancestral locus Anc_7.372), with translation MSVSTSFNSAPIHLGTMSAHSQLHSLSRQPLAMSAAMSKDDGAHEPSASGSSKNSSKNPSSWDPQDDLLLRHLKEVKKMGWKDISQYFPNRTPNACQFRWRRLKSGNLKSNKTALIDINTYSGPLKITHSNGTAHSQQKPTESADENALEEGTTVQVATTSCIPIPSRKTSLPSFSASMAFSQSPSNMTPPALPAAHPHHHLHHHPHHKALKPRSNSHSFTNSLNQDPTSRSNDEEKYGFVPKVFVRSRRSSLAVTTTPSSPSSSHVLLSSKSRKDPLANWSRRSSFNVSSSNTSRRSSVILAPNSVSNIFNTSNSSCSNTVSSTNSRRESVIKKEFQQRLNNLGNSGASTPSSGTIFPPSYTFMDLPHTLTASSSSALYKFKRGSFSGHSVQSSSWAKDEDVLLMENEKRNLSLMELSILLPQRTEVEIQWRLSVLSNDTDVLPQGALSRNNRPSMFKSESSTDDDNTREGDDDDDDEDNVDPLHHSKESGNKTALSSSSSNISSKDVSPDPIFSPDPADDSSNTSDTGSRFTITSEIGSSNTTTNSKNPQDITLLNNFRSEAITPRPKTSSTTTSTTTETTSNTINHSSSTTTTTNNSPLPSINTLFKDML, from the coding sequence ATGTCCGTCTCGACCAGTTTCAACTCAGCCCCCATTCATTTGGGTACCATGAGCGCTCATTCTCAACTGCACTCGCTTTCCCGGCAGCCACTCGCTATGTCGGCAGCGATGTCCAAGGACGACGGGGCTCATGAGCCTTCGGCGTCTGGATCTTCCAAGAATTCGAGCAAGAACCCGTCGTCTTGGGACCCTCAAGACGACCTGTTGCTGCGCCATTTGAAAGAGGTCAAGAAAATGGGCTGGAAGGACATTTCGCAATACTTCCCCAACAGAACTCCCAACGCCTGTCAATTTAGATGGAGACGGTTGAAGTCTGGAAACTTGAAGTCGAACAAGACCGCCTTGATCGACATCAATACCTATTCGGGTCCACTCAAGATCACCCACAGCAATGGCACCGCCCACTCCCAGCAAAAACCAACGGAAAGCGCGGACGAGAATGCCCTAGAGGAAGGTACCACCGTCCAGGTCGCCACAACGTCATGCATTCCGATCCCCTCCAGAAAGACTTCCTTGCCGTCTTTCAGCGCATCCATGGCATTTTCTCAATCTCCGTCGAATATGACTCCTCCGGCATTGCCCGCCGCACACCCTCACCATCACCTGCACCACCATCCGCACCACAAGGCTCTGAAACCAAGGTCGAACTCCCATTCGTTCACCAATTCTCTGAACCAGGATCCTACATCTCGGTCCAACGACGAGGAGAAGTACGGGTTCGTTCCTAAAGTGTTTGTTAGGTCCAGAAGAAGTTCGCTTGCAGTAACCACCACCCCATCTTCTCCAAGTTCCTCGCATGTGCTACTGAGCTCAAAGTCGAGGAAGGACCCGTTGGCAAATTGGTCGAGAAGATCTTCGTTCAACGTTTCAAGTAGCAACACTTCAAGGCGCTCTTCAGTCATTCTAGCCCCGAACTCGGTGTCAAACATCTTCAATACCAGCAACAGTAGTTGCAGTAACACTGTTTCTAGTACGAACTCAAGAAGAGAGTCTGTCATCAAGAAGGAGTTTCAGCAGAGACTAAACAATTTAGGCAACAGTGGCGCCTCCACCCCTAGCAGCGGAACCATTTTCCCGCCTTCCTATACTTTTATGGATCTACCGCATACTTTGACGgcgtcatcgtcatccGCATTGTATAAGTTCAAGAGAGGTTCGTTTTCCGGGCATTCCGTGCAATCGTCATCGTGGGCGAAAGATGAAGACGTCTTGTTGATGGAAAACGAAAAGAGAAACTTGTCTCTTATGGAACTATCCATACTTCTACCACAGAGAACCGAAGTGGAGATTCAGTGGAGATTGAGCGTCTTGTCAAACGATACTGATGTGCTGCCTCAAGGAGCCCTATCCAGGAACAACCGTCCAAGCATGTTCAAATCTGAATCCTCTACTGACGATGACAATACACGTGAGGgcgacgacgacgacgacgacgaagaTAACGTAGATCCGTTGCATCATTCCAAGGAATCCGGCAACAAGACCGCCCTCTCATCAAGTAGTTCCAATATATCGTCCAAGGACGTTTCGCCGGATCCGATCTTCTCGCCAGACCCAGCTGACGATTCTTCGAATACATCAGATACTGGTTCAAGATTCACAATAACCTCTGAGATTGGTTCCTCGAATACCACCACGAACTCCAAGAACCCACAAGATATCACGTTGTTAAACAACTTCCGTTCTGAGGCTATAACTCCAAGACCAAAGACGTCCTCCACCACCACGTCCACAACTACTGAAACTACCAGCAATACGATAAACCATTCCAGTTCCACAACCACTACTACAAACAACAGCCCGCTGCCCAGTATCAACACTCTCTTTAAGGACATGCTCTGA
- the PTC2 gene encoding type 2C protein phosphatase PTC2 (similar to Saccharomyces cerevisiae PTC3 (YBL056W) and PTC2 (YER089C); ancestral locus Anc_7.374), whose translation MGQILSNPVIDKEGHSGADSLTAFGLCAMQGWRMSMEDSHILEPNVLTKSDKDHIAFYGVFDGHGGAKVAEYCGNKIADILQEQNSFQKRNLSRALIDTFINTDVRLLQDPVMKDDHSGCTATSILISKSQNLLVCGNAGDSRTVLAIDGNAKALSYDHKPTLASEKSRIVAADGFVEMDRVNGNLALSRAIGDFEFKSNSNLGAEEQIVTCVPDILEHTLDYDRDEFVILACDGIWDCLSSQDCVDLVHLGLRESKTLNEISSRIIDVCCAPTTEGTGIGCDNMSIVVVALLREGEDVAQWGDRMRSKAHNTSVRSFADKRRRVFSYYDFSKCNDEQVFAVTTKKLQDKFTRDHEAAVASVTAANNDDAMDIDDTDADTDAENLDPSSHARNKKTPGPIDLASLEALLGATGAVKADSNGNKVTYTLPQSALTQLLQTMGHDPSTFHPNNDDDNHNASRSHSQ comes from the coding sequence ATGGGACAAATACTTTCAAACCCTGTAATTGACAAAGAAGGCCACTCTGGTGCCGATTCGTTGACCGCGTTTGGCCTGTGCGCGATGCAAGGTTGGCGAATGTCGATGGAGGACTCGCATATTCTAGAGCCTAATGTATTGACAAAGTCCGATAAGGACCATATTGCATTTTACGGTGTATTTGATGGGCACGGTGGCGCTAAAGTGGCCGAATACTGTGGTAACAAGATAGCAGACATTCTGCAAGAGCAAAACTCGTTCCAGAAGAGAAACTTGTCCAGAGCGTTGATCGACACCTTCATTAACACGGACGTGAGGCTATTGCAGGATCCCGTGATGAAAGACGACCACAGCGGATGCACGGCCACGTCCATATTGATATCAAAGTCGCAGAACTTGTTGGTATGCGGCAACGCCGGCGACAGCAGAACGGTGCTTGCCATTGACGGAAACGCAAAAGCCCTATCATACGACCACAAGCCCACGTTAGCGAGCGAAAAATCACGTATCGTGGCTGCCGATGGGTTTGTAGAGATGGATAGAGTCAACGGCAACCTGGCCCTGTCTCGTGCCATTGGCGATTTCGAATTCAAGTCCAACTCCAACTTGGGCGCCGAAGAGCAAATAGTGACGTGTGTTCCAGACATTCTCGAGCACACTCTGGACTACGACAGGGATGAGTTTGTGATCTTGGCCTGTGACGGTATCTGGGATTGTTTGAGTTCTCAGGATTGCGTGGACTTGGTCCATCTCGGGTTGCGCGAGAGCAAGACGCTGAACGAAATATCCTCCCGGATCATCGACGTGTGCTGTGCCCCCACTACGGAGGGAACGGGCATCGGATGCGACAACATGAGTATAGTGGTTGTCGCGCTGCTGAGAGAAGGTGAAGATGTCGCACAATGGGGTGACCGTATGAGATCCAAGGCCCACAACACCTCCGTCCGCTCCTTCGCAgacaagagaagaagagtaTTCAGCTACTACGATTTCTCCAAGTGTAACGACGAGCAAGTCTTCGCCGTGACCACGAAGAAACTACAGGACAAGTTCACCAGGGACCACGAGGCCGCCGTAGCCTCCGTGACCGCTGCCAACAACGACGATGCAATGGACATTGACGACACGGACGCTGACACGGACGCGGAAAACCTGGACCCCTCGAGCCACGCCaggaacaagaagacaCCGGGCCCCATCGACCTAGCGTCCCTGGAGGCACTACTGGGTGCCACAGGAGCAGTCAAGGCGGACAGCAACGGGAACAAAGTCACCTATACGCTTCCCCAGTCCGCGTTGACGCAACTGCTCCAGACCATGGGCCACGACCCAAGCACCTTCCACCCCAATAACGATGACGATAACCACAACGCCAGTCGCTCCCACTCACAATGA
- the TRP2 gene encoding anthranilate synthase TRP2 (similar to Saccharomyces cerevisiae TRP2 (YER090W); ancestral locus Anc_7.375) yields the protein MAAHIKIQPDIDSLKQLQKENDDSSINMYPVYAYLPSLDLTPHVAYLKLALLNDPDRKESFLLESAKTNNELDRYSFIGISPRKIIKTGPTEGIETDPLDILEKEISPFRVAENVPGLPKLSGGAIGYISYDCVRYFEPKTSRPLKDVLKLPESYLMLCDTIIAFDNVFQRFQIIHNINTNETSLEEGYEIAVQIITDIVSKLTDDSSPIPYPEQPAIKLNQTFESNVGEEGYESHVSILKSHIKKGDIIQGVPSQRVARPTSLHPFNIYRHLRTVNPSPYLFYIDCLDFQIIGASPELLCKSDAKSKVITHPIAGTVKRGATTEEDDALADQLRGSLKDRAEHVMLVDLARNDINRVCDPLTTSVDKLLTVQRFSHVQHLVSQVSGTLRPEKTRFDAFRSIFPAGTVSGAPKVRAMELIAELEGERRGVYAGAVGHWSYDGKTMDNCIALRTMVYKDGIAYLQAGGGIVYDSDEYDEYVETMNKMMANHSTIVQAEELWADIVGSV from the coding sequence atggcagcACACATCAAGATCCAACCGGATATCGACTCTCTAAAGCAATTGCAGAAGGAAAATGACGATAGTTCCATTAACATGTACCCTGTGTATGCATACTTGCCATCATTGGACTTGACTCCTCATGTGGCGTATCTGAAGTTGGCGCTATTGAACGATCCCGACAGAAAGGAATCTTTTTTGCTGGAAAGCGCAAAGACTAATAATGAATTGGATCGTTATTCATTCATTGGCATTTCACCACGTAAAATCATCAAGACCGGCCCCACTGAAGGCATCGAAACCGATCCTTTGGATatcttggaaaaagaaatttctcCATTCAGAGTGGCGGAAAATGTTCCTGGTCTGCCCAAGCTGAGTGGTGGTGCCATTGGTTATATTTCTTATGATTGTGTTCGTTATTTCGAGCCAAAAACCAGTAGACCCTTAAAGGACGTTTTGAAACTGCCCGAGTCATACTTAATGCTATGTGATACCATTATTGCCTTTGACAACGTTTtccaaagatttcaaatcatCCATAACATTAATACTAATGAAACTTCGTTGGAAGAAGGTTATGAAATCGCAGTGCAAATAATCACTGATATCGTATCCAAATTAACTGACGATTCTTCTCCAATCCCATATCCAGAGCAGCCAGCAATTAAATTGAACCAAACTTTCGAGTCAAACGTGGGTGAGGAAGGTTATGAAAGCCATGTCtccattttgaaaagtcaTATCAAAAAGGGTGATATCATTCAGGGTGTCCCATCTCAAAGAGTGGCAAGACCTACTTCGTTGCATCCTTTCAATATTTACAGACATTTGCGCACTGTGAACCCATCTCCCTACTTGTTCTATATTGATTGTTTAGACTTCCAGATCATTGGCGCTTCTCCAGAACTGCTTTGTAAATCAGATGCCAAAAGCAAAGTCATTACGCATCCAATCGCAGGCACTGTTAAACGTGGTGCTACTACAGAAGAAGACGACGCTTTGGCAGACCAGTTACGTGGCTCACTAAAGGACCGTGCTGAACACGTCATGTTGGTTGATTTGGCGAGAAACGACATTAACAGAGTTTGTGATCCGTTAACGACAAGCGTGGACAAATTATTAACCGTTCAAAGGTTTTCTCATGTTCAACATTTGGTTTCTCAAGTCAGTGGTACTTTGCGTCCGGAAAAGACAAGATTCGATGCATTCAGATCGATTTTCCCAGCCGGCACAGTCAGTGGTGCTCCAAAGGTTAGAGCTATGGAATTGATTGCAGAATTAGAAGGCGAAAGACGTGGTGTTTACGCGGGTGCTGTAGGCCACTGGTCGTATGATGGTAAAACAATGGACAATTGTATTGCCCTAAGGACTATGGTCTATAAGGATGGCATTGCCTACTTGCAAGCGGGCGGTGGTATCGTTTACGATTCCGATGAGTACGACGAATACGTAGAAACTATGAACAAGATGATGGCTAACCACAGCACTATTGTTCAAGCAGAAGAATTGTGGGCTGATATTGTGGGATCTGTTTGA
- the MET6 gene encoding 5-methyltetrahydropteroyltriglutamate-homocysteine S-methyltransferase (similar to Saccharomyces cerevisiae MET6 (YER091C); ancestral locus Anc_7.378), producing the protein MVQSAVLGFPRIGPNRELKKATEGYWNGKITVDELFKVGKDLRTQNWKLQKEAGVDIIPSNDFSFYDQVLDLSLLFNVIPDRYTKYDLSPIDTLFAMGRGLQRKATATEKAVDVTALEMVKWFDSNYHYVRPTFSKTTQFKLNGQKPVDEYLEAKGLGIQTRPVLLGPVSYLFLGKADKDSLDLEPLSLLEQLLPLYAEILSKLAAAGATDVQIDEPVLVLDLPANAQAAIKKAYAYFGEQSNLPKITLATYFGTVVPNLDAIKGLPVAALHVDFVRAPEQFDDVIAAIGAKQTLSVGIVDGRNIWKNDFKKSSAVVNKAIEKLGADRVVVATSSSLLHTPVDLNNETKLDAEIKGFFSFATQKLDEVVVITKHVSGGNVTAALEANATSVESRGKSKLIHNSAVKTRVASIDEKMSTRAVPFEQRLPEQQKVFNLPLFPTTTIGSFPQTKDIRINRNKFNKGTISAEEYEKFINSEIEKVIRFQEEIGLDVLVHGEPERNDMVQYFGEQINGYAFTVNGWVQSYGSRYVRPPIIVGDLSRPKAMSVKESVYAQSITSKPVKGMLTGPITCLRWSFPRDDVDQKTQAMQLALALRDEVNDLEAAGINVIQVDEPALREGLPLREGAERSAYYTWAAEAFRVATSGVANKTQIHSHFCYSDLDPNHIKALDADVVSIEFSKKDDANYIAEFKNYPNHIGLGLFDIHSPRVPSKDEFIAKISTVLKTYPADKFWVNPDCGLKTRGWEETRLSLTHMVEAAKYFREQYKN; encoded by the coding sequence atggttcAATCTGCTGTCTTAGGGTTCCCAAGAATCGGTCCAAACAGAGAGTTAAAGAAGGCTACTGAAGGTTACTGGAACGGTAAAATCACTGTCGATGAGTTATTCAAGGTTGGTAAGGACTTGAGAACTCAAAACTGGAAGTTGCAAAAGGAAGCTGGTGTTGATATCATCCCATCGAATGACTTCTCCTTTTACGACCAAGTCCTTGATTTGTCTTTGTTGTTCAACGTCATTCCAGACCGTTACACTAAGTACGATCTGTCTCCAATTGACACATTGTTTGCCATGGGTAGAGGTTTACAAAGAAAGGCCACTGCAACTGAAAAGGCTGTTGATGTCACTGCTCTGGAAATGGTTAAATGGTTTGACTCTAACTACCATTACGTCAGACCAACCTTCTCCAAGACCACTCAATTTAAGTTGAACGGTCAAAAGCCAGTTGACGAATATTTGGAAGCTAAGGGATTGGGTATCCAAACCAGACCTGTCTTATTGGGTCCAGTCTCTTACTTATTCTTAGGTAAAGCCGACAAAGACTCTTTGGACTTGGAACCATTGTCTCTACTGGAACAATTACTGCCTCTATACGCTGAAATATTATCCAAATTGGCTGCTGCTGGTGCCACTGACGTTCAAATCGACGAACCTGTCTTGGTCTTAGACTTGCCTGCCAACGCTCAAGCTGCCATCAAGAAAGCTTACGCTTACTTCGGCGAACAAAGCAATCTACCAAAAATCACTTTGGCTACTTACTTTGGTACCGTTGTTCCAAACTTAGATGCGATCAAGGGCTTGCCAGTCGCTGCTTTGCACGTCGACTTTGTCAGAGCTCCTGAACAATTTGACGATGTCATTGCCGCCATCGGTGCCAAGCAAACTTTATCTGTCGGTATCGTTGATGGTAGAAACATCTGGAAGAACGACTTCAAGAAGTCTTCTGCCGTCGTTAACAAAGCTATTGAAAAGCTAGGTGCCGACAGAGTTGTTGTTGCtacttcttcctctttgttGCACACTCCAGTcgatttgaataatgaaacCAAATTGGATGCTGAGATCAAGGgcttcttctctttcgcTACCCAAAAGTTGGACGAAGTTGTCGTCATCACAAAGCACGTTTCTGGTGGCAATGTCACTGCTGCTCTAGAAGCTAACGCTACCTCTGTTGAATCCAGAGGCAAATCTAAGCTCATCCATAACTCTGCAGTTAAGACTAGAGTTGCTTCCATTGACGAAAAGATGTCTACCAGAGCTGTTCCATTCGAACAAAGATTACCAGAACAACAAAAAGTCTTCAACCTACCATTGTTCCCAACTACTACTATTGGTTCTTTCCCTCAAACCAAGGATATTAGAATTAACAGAAACAAGTTCAACAAGGGTACCATTTCTGCTGAAGAATACGAGAAATTCATCAACTccgaaattgaaaaagtcaTTAGAttccaagaagaaattggtTTGGATGTCCTAGTCCACGGTGAACCGGAAAGAAACGATATGGTTCAATACTTTGGTGAACAAATCAATGGTTACGCCTTCACTGTTAACGGTTGGGTTCAATCTTACGGTTCCAGATACGTTAGACCACCTATTATTGTTGGTGACTTATCTAGACCAAAGGCTATGTCCGTCAAGGAATCTGTCTACGCTCAATCCATCACTTCTAAACCAGTCAAGGGTATGTTGACTGGTCCAATTACCTGTTTGAGATGGTCTTTCCCAAGAGACGACGTTGACCAAAAGACTCAAGCTATGCAATTGGCTTTGGCTTTGAGAGATGAAGTTAACGATTTGGAAGCTGCCGGTATCAATGTCATTCAAGTCGATGAACCAGCTTTGAGAGAAGGTTTACCATTGAGAGAAGGCGCTGAAAGATCTGCTTACTACACGTGGGCTGCTGAAGCTTTCAGAGTCGCCACTTCTGGTGTCGCCAACAAGACTCAAATTCACTCTCATTTCTGCTACTCTGATTTGGATCCAAACCATATCAAGGCCTTGGATGCTGATGTTGTCTCCATCGAATTCTCGAAGAAGGACGATGCTAACTACATTGCTGAGTTCAAGAACTATCCAAACCACATTGGTTTAGGGTTATTCGATATCCATTCTCCAAGAGTTCCATCAAAGGATGAATTCATTGCCAAGATTTCAACCGTCTTGAAGACCTACCCAGCTGATAAATTCTGGGTTAACCCAGATTGTGGTTTGAAGACCAGAGGCTGGGAAGAAACTAGATTGTCTTTGACCCATATGGTTGAAGCCGCCAAGTACTTCCGTGAACAATACAAGAATTAA
- the IES5 gene encoding Ies5p (similar to Saccharomyces cerevisiae IES5 (YER092W); ancestral locus Anc_7.379), whose translation MPSKDPESHIDKDIRKISSRNDELVKQDATLKREYTTLLRKVSSVITVLNSVDADVAGTASSNTEAPCLISEATVEKVPELRWYNEQISLTTSKLENKEDIEIPEELVDAYTLYKETPLLYNDTHLP comes from the coding sequence ATGCCTAGCAAAGACCCAGAGAGCCACATAGATAAAGACATACGGAAAATATCGTCGAGGAACGATGAGCTGGTCAAACAAGACGCTACGCTAAAGAGGGAATATACTACACTACTGAGAAAAGTATCTAGTGTAATAACGGTGCTGAACAGTGTGGATGCTGACGTTGCTGGCACTGCTTCCTCCAATACGGAAGCCCCGTGCTTAATCTCAGAGGCGACGGTGGAGAAAGTTCCCGAATTGAGGTGGTATAACGAACAAATATCACTAACCACGTCAAAGCTTGAGAACAAGGAAGACATTGAGATTCCGGAAGAGTTAGTGGATGCATATACCCTGTATAAGGAAACTCCGCTACTATATAATGACACTCACCTACCATAA